A part of Escherichia marmotae genomic DNA contains:
- the hutI gene encoding imidazolonepropionase, protein MSALTLWRNTTLAILSANDWGVIENGALISRGDTIVWLGKATQIPRELTADITEEHDLQGKLLTPGLVDCHTHLVYGGQRANEFEMRLQGVAYEDIARAGGGILSTVNATRAASETQLFELAAQRLQNWLREGVSTLEIKSGYGLTLEDEARCLRVIRRLQESTGLRIQSTFLGAHSLPPEFAGRSDDYITALCDWMGVLHGQGLIDAVDAFCENIAFSPDQVRRVFSKAQHYGLPVKLHAEQLSDQQGAALAAAFSALSCDHLEYLSESGIVAMKAAGTVAVLLPGAYYFLRETHLPPIAALRAAGVPIAISTDHNPGTSPNMSLPLMINMACTLFRMTPLEAVQGVTRNAAKALGLIDRGELAPGLRADMAVWDLNHPRELAYWFGHQPCQGLIVGGKRSW, encoded by the coding sequence ATGAGTGCATTAACGCTCTGGCGAAATACCACGCTGGCGATACTTTCCGCTAACGATTGGGGAGTGATTGAAAATGGTGCATTAATCAGCCGTGGCGACACTATTGTTTGGCTTGGCAAGGCCACGCAGATCCCTCGCGAACTGACGGCTGACATTACAGAGGAACACGACCTGCAGGGTAAGTTGCTGACACCCGGTCTGGTGGATTGCCATACGCATCTGGTGTATGGCGGCCAGCGGGCGAATGAGTTTGAGATGCGGCTGCAAGGCGTGGCTTATGAAGATATCGCCAGAGCGGGCGGCGGGATCTTATCTACCGTCAATGCCACGCGGGCGGCCAGCGAAACACAACTGTTTGAACTGGCGGCGCAGCGACTACAAAACTGGTTGCGTGAAGGCGTCAGTACGCTGGAAATAAAATCCGGTTATGGCTTGACGCTGGAAGATGAAGCGCGCTGTTTGCGTGTTATCCGCCGCTTACAGGAATCTACAGGATTACGTATTCAGTCTACGTTTCTTGGGGCGCACAGCTTGCCGCCAGAGTTTGCCGGGCGCAGTGATGATTACATTACGGCGCTTTGCGACTGGATGGGCGTCCTGCATGGACAGGGGCTGATTGATGCGGTTGACGCTTTTTGTGAAAACATCGCCTTTAGCCCAGACCAGGTACGGCGCGTTTTCAGTAAAGCGCAACACTATGGATTGCCTGTAAAACTGCATGCCGAACAGCTTTCTGACCAGCAAGGCGCTGCGCTGGCGGCGGCGTTTTCTGCACTCTCCTGCGATCATCTGGAATACCTGAGCGAGTCGGGGATCGTTGCCATGAAAGCGGCCGGAACGGTGGCGGTTCTGCTCCCCGGGGCCTATTACTTCCTGCGCGAAACCCATCTGCCGCCGATTGCCGCTTTGCGGGCAGCGGGCGTGCCAATTGCCATCTCCACGGACCATAACCCCGGAACGTCTCCTAATATGTCATTGCCATTGATGATCAATATGGCCTGTACGCTGTTCCGCATGACACCGCTGGAAGCCGTTCAGGGCGTTACGCGTAATGCGGCAAAGGCACTTGGACTTATTGATCGGGGGGAACTTGCGCCGGGGTTACGGGCGGATATGGCGGTCTGGGATCTAAATCATCCACGTGAACTGGCCTATTGGTTTGGGCACCAGCCTTGTCAGGGGCTGATTGTCGGTGGAAAAAGGAGTTGGTAA
- a CDS encoding Com family DNA-binding transcriptional regulator, whose amino-acid sequence MKSIRCKNCNKLLFKADSFDHIEIRCPRCKRHIIMLNACEHPTEKHCGKREKITHSDETVRY is encoded by the coding sequence ATGAAATCAATTCGCTGTAAAAACTGCAACAAACTGTTATTTAAGGCGGATTCCTTTGATCACATTGAAATCAGGTGTCCGCGTTGCAAACGTCACATCATAATGCTGAATGCCTGCGAGCATCCCACGGAGAAACATTGTGGGAAAAGAGAAAAAATCACGCATTCTGACGAAACCGTGCGTTATTGA
- a CDS encoding protein mom: MPASIPRRNIVGKEKKSRILTKPCVIEYEGQIVGYGSKELRVETISCWLARTIIQTKHYSRRFVNNSYLHLGVFSGRDLVGVLQWGYALNPNSGRRVVLETDNRGYMELNRMWLHDDMPRNSESRAISYALKTIRLLYPSVEWVQSFADERCGRAGVVYQASNFDFIGSHESTFYELDGEWYHEITMNAIKRGGQRGVYLRANKERAVVHKFNQYRYIRFLNKRARKRLNTKLFKVQTYPK; encoded by the coding sequence ATGCCTGCGAGCATCCCACGGAGAAACATTGTGGGAAAAGAGAAAAAATCACGCATTCTGACGAAACCGTGCGTTATTGAGTATGAAGGCCAGATTGTTGGCTATGGTTCAAAGGAGCTGCGCGTTGAAACCATATCCTGCTGGCTGGCCCGCACAATTATTCAGACAAAGCACTATTCCCGCCGTTTTGTGAATAACTCTTACCTCCACCTGGGAGTATTCAGCGGACGCGATCTGGTTGGCGTTCTCCAGTGGGGATATGCCCTTAACCCCAACTCAGGTCGTCGTGTCGTGCTTGAAACGGATAACCGGGGCTATATGGAGTTGAACCGCATGTGGCTACACGACGACATGCCCCGCAACTCTGAATCACGGGCCATCAGTTATGCACTGAAAACCATAAGGTTACTGTATCCGTCAGTGGAGTGGGTTCAGTCTTTTGCAGACGAACGCTGCGGACGTGCTGGCGTTGTGTATCAGGCGTCAAATTTTGATTTTATTGGCAGCCATGAAAGCACGTTCTACGAGCTGGATGGTGAGTGGTATCACGAGATAACGATGAACGCGATTAAACGCGGTGGACAACGAGGCGTGTATTTACGGGCTAATAAAGAGCGTGCCGTGGTGCACAAATTTAATCAGTATCGCTACATCAGGTTCCTGAACAAGCGAGCAAGGAAGCGACTAAATACCAAGCTATTCAAGGTTCAGACATACCCTAAGTGA
- the hutG gene encoding formimidoylglutamase — protein sequence MKQTFLPWSGRVDSQETGVSTRWHQHVQPFSEQSLGGCTLIGFAVDDGVQRNGGRTGAAGGPGALRSILGNMPVLNEDAIFDMGDVQSEEQALESAQNCLATNVATVIARNSFPLVLGGGHEVAWGTFQGIMQSRPDIQRLLIINLDAHFDLRMAEKANSGTPFRQMQEWNTQHGKPFSYRVLGISRFANTQALFDRADSLGVRYWLDESLQFESDLHEVINALSADIQACDAIYLTICLDVLPGYQAPGVSAPSPLGVPLNITEAIVNLIAGSEKLIAADIAELNPELDRDNLTAKVAARLVTSIVRRGKR from the coding sequence ATGAAGCAAACATTTTTGCCGTGGAGTGGGCGTGTTGACTCGCAGGAAACCGGCGTCAGCACTCGCTGGCATCAGCATGTGCAACCGTTTAGTGAACAAAGCCTTGGAGGCTGTACGCTGATAGGTTTTGCCGTTGATGACGGCGTACAACGTAACGGTGGGCGAACGGGCGCAGCAGGTGGGCCGGGTGCATTACGCAGCATATTGGGCAATATGCCGGTGCTCAATGAAGACGCTATTTTTGATATGGGCGATGTGCAAAGTGAGGAACAGGCGCTGGAATCCGCACAAAACTGTCTGGCGACAAACGTTGCCACGGTCATTGCGCGTAACAGTTTTCCGCTGGTTCTGGGCGGTGGTCATGAAGTGGCGTGGGGAACATTTCAGGGGATTATGCAGTCGCGCCCTGATATCCAGCGACTGCTGATTATCAACCTTGACGCGCATTTTGATTTACGGATGGCTGAAAAGGCCAATTCAGGTACGCCATTTCGCCAGATGCAGGAGTGGAACACGCAGCATGGCAAACCATTTAGTTATCGCGTGCTGGGAATAAGCCGTTTTGCCAATACTCAGGCGTTATTTGATCGCGCTGATAGCCTCGGCGTGCGTTATTGGCTGGACGAATCTCTGCAATTTGAAAGCGATTTGCATGAGGTTATTAATGCGCTCTCGGCAGATATTCAGGCGTGTGACGCTATTTATTTAACGATTTGTCTCGATGTCCTACCGGGGTATCAGGCTCCCGGCGTTTCTGCGCCATCACCGTTAGGCGTGCCGTTAAATATTACTGAAGCCATTGTGAATTTAATCGCCGGTAGCGAGAAGTTGATTGCTGCGGATATTGCCGAACTTAACCCGGAACTGGATCGCGATAATTTGACTGCGAAAGTTGCCGCTCGCCTGGTGACCAGCATTGTTCGGCGGGGGAAAAGATAA
- a CDS encoding recombinase family protein has product MLIGYVRVSTNDQNTDLQRNALVCAGCEQIFEDKLSGTRTDRPGLKRALKRLQKGDTLVVWKLDRLGRSMKHLISLVGELRERGINFRSLTDSIDTSSPMGRFFFHVMGALAEMERELIIERTMAGLAAARNKGRIGGRPPKLTKAEWEQAGRLLAQGIPRKQVALIYDVALSTLYKKHPAKRTHIENDDRINQIDR; this is encoded by the coding sequence GTGCTGATTGGCTATGTAAGGGTATCAACAAATGACCAGAATACAGACCTGCAACGAAACGCTCTTGTTTGTGCAGGATGTGAACAGATATTTGAAGATAAATTAAGCGGAACAAGGACAGACAGACCTGGATTAAAGCGCGCTTTAAAGCGTCTTCAAAAAGGTGACACACTGGTTGTCTGGAAACTGGATCGCCTCGGGCGAAGCATGAAACATCTGATTTCTCTCGTCGGAGAACTACGGGAGCGAGGGATTAATTTTCGCAGCCTTACTGACAGTATTGATACGTCATCCCCAATGGGGCGTTTTTTCTTCCACGTTATGGGTGCCCTGGCTGAAATGGAACGAGAACTAATCATCGAGCGAACGATGGCAGGACTTGCTGCCGCCAGAAATAAAGGCCGTATTGGTGGGCGACCACCTAAACTAACCAAAGCGGAATGGGAGCAGGCCGGGCGTTTATTAGCACAAGGAATCCCCCGCAAGCAGGTTGCATTGATCTACGATGTGGCCCTGTCAACTCTGTATAAAAAACACCCCGCGAAACGAACGCATATAGAAAACGACGATCGAATCAATCAAATCGATCGGTAA
- a CDS encoding HutD/Ves family protein, whose translation MDKPLQPWRNGGGFTRQLHAWPDDENWLLRISMANVSQDGPFSAWPGVVRGLAILDGEGVKLTFVDSIINLQRHDPALIFPGEAMPDCQLLGGTVRDLNVMAREADVGMLRVQSAVDWLPPSLAQAGLFTLCDGEWISGEKRTFVATNTLLWLAQPDGKPWRFEPRKKVSVGELAGWWLYYLRGEKSL comes from the coding sequence ATGGATAAGCCCTTGCAACCGTGGCGCAACGGCGGGGGTTTTACGCGACAACTGCATGCCTGGCCTGATGATGAAAATTGGCTGTTACGCATCAGTATGGCCAATGTCAGCCAGGACGGTCCTTTTTCGGCGTGGCCAGGCGTGGTACGTGGTCTCGCGATCCTCGATGGGGAAGGGGTGAAACTGACGTTTGTCGATTCGATCATCAACCTGCAACGTCACGATCCCGCCTTAATTTTCCCAGGTGAAGCGATGCCGGATTGCCAGTTGCTGGGCGGGACTGTTCGCGATCTCAATGTCATGGCGCGGGAAGCTGATGTGGGGATGTTGCGGGTGCAAAGTGCTGTTGACTGGCTCCCTCCGTCACTCGCGCAAGCGGGGCTGTTCACGTTGTGTGACGGGGAGTGGATAAGCGGCGAGAAGAGGACGTTTGTAGCTACGAATACGCTGTTATGGCTGGCTCAGCCTGATGGCAAGCCCTGGCGTTTCGAACCACGGAAAAAAGTCTCTGTCGGTGAGCTGGCGGGCTGGTGGCTTTATTATCTACGAGGGGAAAAATCCTTATGA
- a CDS encoding aromatic amino acid lyase → MKGLIRRVTVTVVLWSVCSIAMAKSTITLDGEHLSIDQAWSIALGDNDVKIAPKAMDRMEKSYDLVMTAAHSGTPVYGLTVGVGLNKDQPIFDAKGNLTPEVIDASKKFNAAALRAHSAGVGSMLPDYLARLSMVLRLNTMLHGQTGAQPYIAELYVEFINRGVTPLIPVKRRTKNAKAFHDKCENFSFRASNETAVLITAFYSLHGDHLGYV, encoded by the coding sequence ATGAAAGGATTGATACGAAGAGTCACTGTCACCGTTGTGCTCTGGAGCGTTTGCTCCATCGCGATGGCAAAATCAACCATTACGCTGGATGGCGAACATCTCTCTATTGACCAGGCCTGGTCAATTGCGTTAGGTGATAACGACGTCAAAATCGCGCCGAAAGCCATGGATCGAATGGAAAAAAGTTATGATTTGGTGATGACCGCCGCGCATTCTGGAACACCCGTTTACGGTTTAACCGTGGGCGTGGGGCTAAATAAAGATCAGCCCATATTTGATGCCAAAGGAAATTTAACGCCAGAGGTGATTGACGCGTCGAAAAAATTTAATGCTGCCGCGCTGCGCGCCCATTCTGCAGGCGTCGGCTCAATGTTACCGGATTATCTTGCTCGTCTCTCAATGGTATTACGTTTAAATACCATGCTGCATGGGCAAACCGGAGCGCAGCCTTATATTGCCGAACTGTATGTTGAATTTATTAATCGCGGCGTTACACCTTTAATTCCGGTGAAGCGGCGCACGAAAAACGCGAAAGCGTTTCACGATAAATGCGAAAACTTTAGCTTTCGCGCTTCAAATGAAACAGCAGTATTAATTACTGCTTTTTATTCATTACATGGGGATCACTTAGGGTATGTCTGA